The proteins below come from a single Plantactinospora sp. KBS50 genomic window:
- a CDS encoding polynucleotide kinase-phosphatase: MNLDIPELSLVALVGISGSGKSTFARRHFRPTEVLSSDAFRAMVADDEADQSASADAFDALHHVAGIRLRAGRRVVVDATNVQQHARADLVRLARAHDVLPVAVVLDTPEPVAWARTLARTDRDFGRQVLHRQQQSLRRCLRGLGREGFRKVYVVTDPDDVTITYERAWNDRRELTGPFDVIGDVHGCRAELESLLTTLGWTIVRDEAGRPVDARHPEGRQAVFVGDLVDRGPASPGVLRLVMGMTAAGTALCVPGNHEQKLLHKLRGRKVDVRYGLAETLAQLAEEPPDFVAAVADWIDGLVSHLRLDGGRLVVAHAGLKEEYHGRASGRVRAFCLYGETTGETDEYGLPVRYPWANDYRGAATVVYGHVPTPAPEWVNNTICVDTGCVFGGRLTALRYPERTLVSVPAQRTYYEPVKPLVPVAPARDGATLDLADVAGRRHLRTAYGAVTVEAENTAAALEVMSRYAVDPRYLLWLPPTMSPPSTSTLDGHLEHPAEAFADYRAAGVERVVCEEKHMGSRAVVLVCRDAAHAAARFGVRDGSSGAVHTRTGRPFFADPELTERLLARVRSAAQPLFAELDTGWLLLDCELLPWSAKADQLIRSQYAAVGAAARAALPAALRALDAGAGRGLDLTDLRAHTASRIHDAEAFTRAYRHYCWPVDGLDGIQLAPFLVLASEGASHAGRDHGWQLAVCDRLVAADPDLLRATDRRVVDLADPAAERDATNWWRELTDAGGEGMVVKPYPGLLHRVRGRLVQPGIKCRGREYLRLIYGPDYTQPRHLERLRDRGLNRKRGLAVREHGLGLAALDAVAAGEPLWRVHELVFAILALESEPTDPRL, encoded by the coding sequence GTGAACCTCGACATCCCCGAACTGTCCCTCGTCGCGCTGGTCGGCATCTCCGGTTCCGGCAAGTCGACGTTCGCCCGTCGGCACTTCCGGCCCACCGAGGTGCTCTCCTCGGACGCGTTCCGCGCGATGGTCGCCGACGACGAGGCCGACCAGTCGGCGTCGGCGGACGCCTTCGACGCGCTGCACCACGTCGCCGGCATCCGGCTACGCGCCGGCCGCCGGGTGGTGGTGGACGCCACCAACGTGCAGCAGCACGCCCGCGCCGACCTCGTCCGGCTGGCCCGCGCACACGACGTACTGCCCGTCGCCGTCGTCCTGGACACGCCCGAGCCGGTGGCCTGGGCACGCACCCTGGCCCGGACGGACCGGGACTTCGGCCGGCAGGTGCTGCACCGCCAGCAGCAGAGCCTGCGCCGCTGCCTGCGCGGCCTGGGCCGGGAGGGCTTCCGGAAGGTGTACGTCGTCACCGACCCCGACGACGTGACGATCACCTACGAGCGGGCCTGGAACGACCGGCGGGAACTGACCGGGCCGTTCGACGTCATCGGCGACGTGCACGGCTGCCGCGCCGAACTGGAATCGCTGCTCACGACGCTCGGCTGGACGATCGTCCGCGACGAGGCGGGCCGGCCGGTCGACGCGCGCCACCCGGAGGGTCGCCAGGCGGTCTTCGTCGGCGACCTGGTCGATCGCGGCCCGGCCTCCCCCGGCGTGCTGCGCCTGGTGATGGGCATGACCGCCGCCGGGACGGCGCTCTGCGTGCCCGGCAACCACGAGCAGAAGCTGCTGCACAAGCTGCGCGGCCGGAAGGTCGACGTCCGGTACGGCCTGGCCGAGACCCTCGCGCAACTGGCGGAGGAACCGCCGGACTTCGTCGCCGCGGTGGCGGACTGGATCGACGGCCTGGTCAGCCACCTGCGGCTGGACGGCGGTCGGCTCGTCGTGGCGCACGCGGGGCTCAAGGAGGAGTACCACGGCCGCGCCTCCGGACGGGTCCGGGCCTTCTGCCTGTACGGGGAGACCACCGGCGAGACGGACGAGTACGGCCTGCCGGTGCGCTACCCGTGGGCCAACGACTACCGGGGCGCGGCCACGGTCGTCTACGGACACGTCCCGACACCGGCACCGGAGTGGGTCAACAACACGATCTGCGTGGACACCGGCTGCGTGTTCGGCGGACGGCTGACGGCGCTGCGCTACCCGGAACGGACGCTGGTCTCGGTGCCGGCGCAGCGCACCTACTACGAGCCGGTCAAGCCGCTGGTCCCGGTCGCGCCGGCGCGCGACGGCGCGACCCTCGACCTGGCCGACGTGGCCGGGCGACGGCACCTGCGCACCGCGTACGGCGCGGTCACGGTCGAGGCCGAGAACACCGCCGCCGCGTTGGAGGTGATGAGCCGGTACGCGGTCGACCCGCGCTACCTGCTGTGGCTGCCGCCGACGATGTCCCCGCCCTCCACGTCCACCCTGGACGGGCATCTCGAACACCCGGCCGAGGCGTTCGCCGACTACCGGGCCGCCGGGGTCGAGCGGGTGGTGTGCGAGGAGAAGCACATGGGGTCCCGGGCCGTGGTGCTTGTCTGCCGGGACGCGGCGCACGCGGCGGCCCGGTTCGGGGTACGCGACGGCTCGTCCGGCGCGGTTCACACCCGTACCGGCCGGCCGTTCTTCGCCGACCCGGAACTGACCGAGCGGCTGCTCGCGCGGGTCCGGTCCGCGGCGCAGCCGCTGTTCGCGGAGCTGGACACCGGGTGGCTGCTGCTGGACTGCGAACTGCTGCCCTGGTCGGCAAAGGCTGACCAGCTCATCAGGAGCCAGTACGCGGCGGTCGGCGCCGCGGCCCGGGCCGCGCTGCCCGCGGCGCTGCGGGCGCTCGACGCGGGTGCGGGTCGCGGGTTGGACCTCACCGACCTGCGCGCCCACACGGCCAGCCGCATCCACGACGCCGAGGCGTTCACCCGGGCGTACCGGCACTACTGCTGGCCCGTCGACGGGCTGGACGGCATCCAGCTCGCCCCGTTCCTGGTCCTGGCCTCGGAGGGCGCCAGCCACGCCGGCCGCGACCACGGCTGGCAACTGGCGGTCTGCGACCGGCTGGTCGCCGCTGACCCCGACCTGCTGCGGGCCACCGACCGGCGGGTCGTCGACCTGGCCGACCCGGCGGCGGAGCGGGACGCGACGAACTGGTGGCGGGAGCTGACCGACGCCGGTGGGGAGGGAATGGTCGTCAAGCCTTACCCGGGGCTGCTGCACCGGGTGCGGGGGCGGCTGGTCCAGCCCGGGATCAAGTGCCGGGGACGGGAGTACCTGCGCCTCATCTACGGCCCCGACTACACGCAGCCGCGGCACCTGGAACGCCTCCGGGACCGGGGATTGAACCGCAAGCGGGGCCTCGCGGTCCGCGAGCACGGGCTGGGACTGGCCGCGCTGGACGCGGTGGCGGCCGGCGAGCCGCTGTGGCGGGTGCACGAGCTGGTCTTCGCGATCCTGGCGCTGGAGTCCGAACCCACCGACCCCCGGCTGTGA
- a CDS encoding VOC family protein has protein sequence MSEYPRLLHTVLDTTRPRELAEFYRRLLGLHYRPGDEPPAEGVADDADWLVLLDPTGARALAFQEVDRLTPTTWPEHDVPMQLHLDLTVPSVAELQRQRERAESLGARLLLDRTEDPDEPLYVFADLAGHPFCIFVA, from the coding sequence ATGTCCGAATATCCCCGCTTGTTGCACACCGTGCTCGACACCACGAGACCGCGGGAGCTGGCCGAGTTCTACCGCCGGTTGCTGGGGCTGCACTACCGGCCCGGCGACGAACCCCCGGCCGAGGGTGTCGCGGACGACGCGGACTGGCTCGTGCTGCTCGACCCGACCGGGGCGCGGGCGCTGGCCTTTCAGGAGGTCGACCGGCTGACCCCGACCACCTGGCCCGAGCACGACGTACCGATGCAGCTGCACCTCGACCTGACGGTGCCGAGTGTGGCGGAGCTGCAGCGGCAACGCGAACGGGCGGAGTCGCTGGGCGCGCGTCTGCTGCTCGACCGCACCGAGGATCCCGACGAACCGCTGTACGTGTTCGCGGACCTGGCCGGTCACCCGTTCTGCATCTTCGTCGCGTAG
- a CDS encoding ATP/GTP-binding protein has protein sequence MMLSFSFANHRSFRDEQQLNLTPAYPRTDRAAGQDAAVRVVGIFGANASGKSNCLDALAFMRRMALRSDREVEPGLGLSRHPFRLSEDTLETPSRYVVDLLLGGVRHTYGFALDDDRILEEWLYQYPHNRRRTVFDRDEDRFTWGEGSGRRGELERIADITAPAALFLSTVARFEAHQKSSDPDEPQPLHDTYRWFLGVRQKIRPGMGWQLRPDLDWVTDPDARRVIVELLRSADVGIVDISVTKDDPAPALFDGSTVDDLATAGGMRRSPRSRSTRDSLNRRATDNLRLQLAHRGSAGDVVFELHDESTGTQQLLALGMDAAAVLRGGGVMAVDEIDASLHPMLTAKLIGLFRAPTTNPLHSQLIFTSHDAALLGTFDTEEVLGRDEIWFTQKDLDGASSLYPLTDFKPRKEGENRQRRYLNGNYGGVPDLSGQLFERALTTGGAADGQPTEG, from the coding sequence ATGATGCTCAGCTTCAGTTTTGCCAACCATCGATCTTTTCGCGACGAGCAGCAGCTCAATCTGACCCCGGCCTACCCGAGGACCGACCGTGCGGCCGGGCAGGATGCGGCGGTCCGGGTGGTGGGCATTTTTGGAGCGAACGCATCGGGCAAGTCGAACTGCCTGGACGCACTGGCGTTCATGCGCCGGATGGCGCTGCGCTCGGACCGGGAGGTGGAACCGGGGCTGGGTCTGTCGCGGCACCCCTTCCGGCTGTCCGAGGACACCCTGGAGACACCCTCGCGCTACGTGGTCGACCTGCTGCTCGGCGGGGTCCGGCACACCTACGGCTTCGCCCTCGATGACGACCGGATCCTCGAAGAGTGGCTGTACCAGTACCCCCACAACCGTCGGCGGACCGTGTTCGACCGGGACGAGGACAGGTTCACCTGGGGGGAAGGCTCGGGTCGGCGGGGTGAACTCGAACGCATCGCCGACATCACCGCCCCGGCCGCACTCTTCCTGAGCACCGTCGCGCGATTCGAAGCGCACCAGAAGTCGTCCGATCCGGACGAGCCGCAGCCGCTGCATGACACGTACCGGTGGTTTCTGGGGGTACGACAGAAGATCCGACCGGGCATGGGCTGGCAGCTGCGACCCGACCTGGACTGGGTGACGGACCCCGACGCACGTCGGGTGATCGTCGAACTGCTCCGCTCGGCGGACGTGGGGATCGTCGACATATCGGTGACGAAGGACGACCCCGCGCCGGCCCTCTTCGACGGGTCGACGGTTGACGACCTCGCGACGGCCGGCGGCATGCGGCGCAGTCCCCGGAGTCGCAGCACGCGCGATTCGTTGAACCGGCGGGCGACCGACAATCTGCGGCTCCAGCTTGCCCATCGTGGTTCTGCGGGCGACGTGGTGTTCGAACTGCACGACGAGTCGACCGGGACTCAACAGCTCCTTGCGTTGGGAATGGACGCGGCGGCGGTGCTGCGAGGTGGTGGGGTGATGGCGGTGGACGAGATCGACGCGAGCCTGCATCCCATGCTGACCGCGAAGCTGATTGGACTGTTCCGGGCTCCGACGACGAACCCACTGCACAGTCAGCTCATCTTCACCAGCCACGACGCGGCGTTGCTCGGCACGTTCGACACCGAGGAGGTACTCGGGCGGGACGAGATCTGGTTCACGCAGAAGGACCTCGACGGTGCGTCGTCGTTGTATCCGTTGACCGATTTCAAGCCCCGCAAGGAGGGTGAGAACCGGCAACGGCGGTATCTCAACGGCAACTACGGAGGTGTCCCGGACCTGTCCGGGCAGCTGTTCGAACGGGCCCTGACGACGGGTGGGGCGGCGGATGGCCAGCCGACGGAGGGCTGA
- a CDS encoding permease, with amino-acid sequence MSAPESTSARRAIGADEIDWSATPEPTPAGRTRRPSRIGSLEILAGLLVLLVALRGPLSGLVSGARLQTWTTVFVSVLVQATPFLVFGVVLSAVIAVYVPRSFWARALPGHPALAVPAAGLAGVVLPGCECGSVPIAGSLIRRGVTPAAALAFLLAAPAINPIVLTATVVAFPGRPEMAIARGVASLAVAVGMGWLWLRLGRTGWIRLPHRPDLDDLSRTRAFWAACRHDVMHAGGFLVVGAAAAATINVIVPDAWLQSLAGNPVLAVLALATLAVLLSICSEADAFVAASLSQFSLTSRLVFLVVGPMVDLKLISMQAGVFGRRFAVRFAPATFGAAIVVGSAVGMVLL; translated from the coding sequence TTGAGCGCACCGGAGAGCACGAGCGCCCGGCGAGCCATCGGCGCCGATGAGATCGACTGGTCGGCGACGCCGGAGCCCACCCCGGCCGGCCGGACCCGGCGGCCGTCCCGGATCGGCTCGCTGGAGATCCTCGCCGGCCTGTTGGTGCTGCTGGTCGCGCTCCGGGGGCCGCTGAGCGGGCTGGTCTCGGGTGCCCGCCTGCAGACCTGGACCACGGTGTTCGTCTCGGTGCTGGTGCAGGCCACCCCGTTCCTGGTCTTCGGGGTGGTGCTGTCGGCGGTGATCGCGGTGTACGTCCCCCGGTCGTTCTGGGCGCGGGCGCTGCCCGGCCATCCGGCGCTGGCGGTGCCCGCGGCCGGGCTGGCCGGGGTCGTCCTGCCCGGCTGCGAGTGCGGCAGCGTCCCGATCGCCGGCTCGCTCATCCGGCGCGGTGTCACCCCGGCCGCCGCGCTGGCCTTCCTGCTCGCCGCTCCGGCGATCAACCCGATCGTGCTCACCGCGACGGTGGTGGCGTTCCCGGGCCGGCCCGAGATGGCGATCGCCCGGGGCGTCGCCAGCCTGGCCGTCGCCGTGGGCATGGGGTGGCTGTGGCTGCGCCTGGGGCGCACCGGGTGGATCCGGTTGCCGCACCGGCCCGACCTGGACGACCTTTCCCGGACCCGGGCGTTCTGGGCGGCGTGCCGGCACGACGTGATGCACGCCGGCGGGTTCCTCGTGGTGGGCGCGGCCGCCGCCGCCACCATCAACGTGATCGTGCCCGACGCCTGGTTGCAGAGCCTGGCCGGCAATCCGGTGCTGGCCGTCCTCGCCCTGGCCACGCTGGCCGTGCTGCTGTCGATCTGCAGCGAGGCGGACGCCTTCGTGGCGGCCTCGCTGTCGCAGTTCTCGCTCACCTCGCGCCTGGTGTTCCTGGTGGTCGGCCCGATGGTCGACCTCAAGCTGATCTCCATGCAGGCCGGCGTCTTCGGGCGGCGGTTCGCGGTCCGGTTCGCCCCCGCCACGTTCGGCGCGGCCATCGTGGTGGGTTCGGCGGTCGGGATGGTGCTGCTGTGA
- a CDS encoding AAA family ATPase has product MPRLVVVTGPIAAGKNTVADALTRRLSAGGDTVVVADLDEVAAMVGPPGAGAAGLWFAAHEAHGALVGQWLRSSVGYVVAVGPFFTVEERSALTRNVPAGVTASWFVVDAPVSVTLPRAQADPTRGLSREPAFHRRAHRRFRALLPTIPADATFDSTVLDAERIATAIAGALRR; this is encoded by the coding sequence GTGCCCCGACTTGTCGTCGTCACCGGTCCGATCGCGGCCGGCAAGAACACCGTCGCCGACGCGCTGACCCGACGCCTCAGCGCGGGTGGTGACACCGTCGTCGTCGCCGACCTGGACGAGGTGGCGGCGATGGTGGGTCCGCCCGGAGCGGGCGCCGCCGGACTGTGGTTCGCCGCCCACGAGGCGCACGGCGCGCTCGTCGGCCAGTGGCTGCGCTCCAGCGTCGGCTACGTCGTGGCGGTCGGACCGTTCTTCACCGTCGAGGAACGGTCGGCGCTGACCCGCAACGTCCCGGCCGGCGTGACCGCGTCGTGGTTCGTCGTCGACGCCCCGGTGTCGGTGACGCTTCCGCGCGCCCAGGCCGATCCGACCCGCGGCCTGTCCCGCGAGCCCGCGTTCCACCGCCGCGCGCATCGCCGCTTCCGCGCCCTGCTGCCCACGATCCCCGCCGACGCCACCTTCGACTCGACCGTCCTGGACGCCGAGCGGATCGCCACCGCCATCGCCGGGGCGCTGCGCCGTTGA
- a CDS encoding glycoside hydrolase family 3 protein: MNGPGQHRPRRFRRLTALAATPVVLLVATTAGASATAPAVATPAPIPVAAYAYPYQDPALGVPQRVADLLARMSLDDKVGQMTQAERAAVGVSDVTTYRIGSILSGGGSAPSSNTPAGWADMYDTFQRAALAAPLGVPMIYGLDAVHGNNNVYGSTIFPHNIGLGATRDPDLVQRIGRATAEEVTGAGLDWTFAPCLCVARNDRWGRTYESFGENPDLVSTMTTVVTGLQGPTLDSPASILATAKHYVGDGGTAGGQDQGDTQLSEQELRAIHLAPFRAAVDRGVGSVMVSYSSWNGVRMHGNRYLITDVLKGELGFTGFVVSDWAAIDQLDGAPGFTQQEVATAINAGLDMIMVPNDYRTFIGYLKAAAQSGAVPMSRIDDAVSRILTKKFELGLFEHPYADRSYAAGIGGQAHRDLARQAVRESQVLLKNDGGILPLDRTGGKIFVAGKSADDIGNASGGWTISWQGASGNIVPGTTILGGIRAAAGGGTTVTYSRDGSGIDGSYRAAIAVIGETPYAEGQGDRPGSLGLDNTDLAMLQRLRAAGVPVVTVLVSGRPLDIAAQLPDWRALVAAWLPGSEGAGVADVLFGDYRPTGKLPVTWPASAGQEPINDGDGKTGLFPYGYGLTYDTASPSPTPTPTGPASPTPTPTPTASPTPTASPTASPTPPPPVRRRRGRAAR, from the coding sequence ATGAACGGTCCGGGCCAGCACCGTCCCCGCCGGTTCCGCCGGCTCACCGCGCTCGCGGCGACACCCGTCGTCCTGTTGGTCGCCACCACGGCCGGCGCCAGCGCCACCGCCCCGGCCGTGGCGACCCCCGCGCCGATCCCGGTCGCCGCGTACGCGTACCCGTATCAGGACCCGGCGCTCGGCGTCCCGCAACGGGTCGCCGACCTGCTCGCCCGGATGAGCCTCGACGACAAGGTCGGGCAGATGACCCAGGCCGAACGCGCCGCCGTCGGCGTCTCGGACGTCACGACGTACCGGATCGGGTCGATCCTGTCCGGCGGCGGCTCCGCGCCGTCGTCGAACACCCCGGCCGGCTGGGCGGACATGTACGACACCTTCCAGCGCGCCGCCCTCGCGGCGCCGCTCGGCGTGCCGATGATCTACGGCCTGGACGCCGTGCACGGCAACAACAACGTGTACGGCTCGACCATCTTTCCGCACAACATCGGCCTGGGCGCCACCCGCGACCCGGACCTGGTGCAGCGGATCGGCCGCGCCACCGCCGAGGAGGTGACCGGCGCCGGTCTGGACTGGACCTTCGCGCCGTGCCTCTGCGTGGCCCGCAACGACCGCTGGGGGCGCACCTACGAGTCGTTCGGCGAGAACCCGGACCTCGTCTCCACGATGACCACCGTGGTCACCGGGCTCCAGGGCCCGACGCTCGACTCGCCCGCCTCCATCCTGGCCACCGCCAAGCACTACGTGGGGGACGGCGGCACCGCCGGCGGCCAGGACCAGGGCGACACGCAGCTCAGCGAGCAGGAACTGCGGGCGATCCACCTGGCGCCGTTCCGGGCCGCCGTGGACCGCGGCGTCGGCTCGGTGATGGTCTCCTACAGCAGTTGGAACGGCGTCCGGATGCACGGCAACCGGTACCTGATCACCGACGTTCTCAAGGGCGAACTGGGCTTCACCGGCTTCGTGGTCTCCGACTGGGCGGCCATCGACCAACTCGACGGCGCGCCGGGATTCACCCAGCAGGAGGTCGCCACCGCGATCAACGCGGGCCTCGACATGATCATGGTGCCGAACGACTACCGGACGTTCATCGGATACCTCAAGGCCGCCGCGCAGTCCGGCGCGGTGCCGATGTCCCGGATCGACGACGCGGTCAGCCGGATCCTCACCAAGAAGTTCGAACTGGGCCTCTTCGAGCACCCGTACGCCGACCGCTCGTACGCCGCCGGCATCGGCGGCCAGGCCCACCGCGACCTCGCCCGACAGGCCGTCCGCGAATCGCAGGTCCTGCTCAAGAACGACGGCGGCATCCTGCCGCTGGACCGTACCGGCGGCAAGATCTTCGTCGCCGGCAAGAGCGCCGACGACATCGGCAACGCCAGCGGCGGCTGGACGATCTCCTGGCAGGGCGCCTCCGGCAACATCGTGCCGGGTACCACGATCCTCGGCGGCATCCGCGCCGCCGCCGGCGGTGGGACGACCGTGACGTACAGCCGGGACGGCTCGGGAATCGACGGGTCCTACCGGGCGGCGATCGCGGTGATCGGCGAGACCCCGTACGCCGAGGGCCAGGGCGACCGTCCCGGCTCGCTGGGCCTGGACAACACCGACCTGGCCATGCTGCAACGGCTGCGCGCCGCCGGCGTACCGGTCGTCACGGTGCTGGTCTCCGGCCGGCCGCTGGACATCGCGGCGCAACTGCCCGACTGGCGGGCGCTGGTCGCCGCCTGGCTGCCCGGCAGCGAGGGCGCGGGCGTGGCCGACGTGCTGTTCGGGGACTACCGGCCCACCGGCAAGCTGCCGGTCACCTGGCCGGCGAGCGCCGGCCAGGAGCCGATCAACGACGGCGACGGCAAGACCGGGCTGTTCCCGTACGGGTACGGGCTGACGTACGACACGGCCTCCCCGTCCCCGACTCCGACTCCGACCGGCCCGGCCTCGCCGACGCCGACGCCGACCCCCACCGCGTCGCCGACCCCCACCGCGTCGCCCACGGCGTCGCCGACCCCACCCCCACCGGTACGCCGCCGGCGGGGCCGAGCTGCGCGGTGA
- a CDS encoding cupin domain-containing protein translates to MTPRPALAEQLDLEPHPEGGWYRETWRSAHGFTPGGYDGPRSAATAIYFLLHPGEHSRWHVVRSDELWFWHSGGPLELRLGGAGERPGAAGTVLLGGDVAAGQRPQALVPGGVWQSASPAGPLPVLVSCVVAPGFDFADFRLA, encoded by the coding sequence ATGACGCCACGGCCGGCCCTGGCCGAGCAGTTGGACCTGGAACCGCATCCCGAGGGCGGCTGGTACCGCGAGACGTGGCGGTCCGCGCACGGGTTCACGCCCGGGGGGTACGACGGGCCGCGCAGCGCCGCGACCGCCATCTACTTCCTGTTGCATCCCGGCGAGCATTCGCGGTGGCACGTGGTGCGCTCCGACGAGCTGTGGTTCTGGCACTCCGGCGGTCCGCTGGAACTTCGCCTCGGCGGCGCCGGCGAACGGCCCGGGGCGGCCGGGACCGTGCTGCTCGGTGGTGACGTCGCGGCCGGTCAGCGTCCGCAGGCGCTGGTGCCGGGTGGGGTGTGGCAGTCGGCCAGCCCGGCCGGCCCGCTGCCGGTGCTGGTCAGCTGCGTCGTGGCGCCGGGCTTCGACTTCGCCGACTTCAGGCTGGCGTAG
- a CDS encoding 2-hydroxyacid dehydrogenase, with translation MRVAVFSTKPYDRRFLTEANRETGHDLVFLEPRLSPQTASLAGGCGAVCAFVNDDLGAPVLERLATNGIALIALRSAGFNHVDLPAARELGLSVTRVPGYSPYAVAEHCAGLVLSLNRRIHRAYNRVREHNFALNGLLGFDLHGRTVGVIGTGRIGVRFTRIMTGFGCRVLATDPYPSDDAVAAGASYVPLETLLAESDIVTLHCPLTPQTQHLIDERRIAQMRDGAMLINTSRGGLVDTAAVIRGLKSGKIGHLGLDVYEEEADIFFEDLSDQMLGDDVFSRLVTFPNVLITGHQAFFTEEALRNIATSTLASVTAYERDGSVARVPPDALVQAPTPA, from the coding sequence ATGCGCGTCGCCGTGTTCAGCACGAAACCGTACGATCGCCGGTTCCTCACCGAGGCCAACCGGGAGACCGGTCATGATCTGGTCTTCCTGGAGCCCCGGCTCTCGCCGCAGACCGCGTCGCTGGCCGGCGGCTGCGGCGCGGTCTGCGCGTTCGTCAACGACGACCTGGGCGCACCGGTACTGGAGCGGCTCGCCACCAACGGGATCGCGCTGATCGCCCTGCGCTCGGCGGGGTTCAACCACGTCGATCTGCCGGCCGCCCGCGAACTCGGGCTGTCCGTGACCCGGGTGCCGGGCTATTCGCCGTACGCGGTGGCCGAGCACTGCGCCGGCCTGGTCCTCTCGCTCAACCGCCGGATCCACCGGGCCTACAACCGGGTACGCGAGCACAACTTCGCGCTCAACGGGCTGCTCGGCTTCGACCTGCACGGCCGGACCGTCGGGGTGATCGGGACCGGCCGGATCGGCGTCCGCTTCACCCGGATCATGACCGGCTTCGGCTGCCGGGTGCTGGCCACCGACCCGTACCCCAGCGACGACGCGGTCGCCGCCGGAGCCAGCTACGTCCCGCTGGAGACGCTGCTGGCCGAGTCGGACATCGTCACGCTGCACTGCCCGCTGACCCCGCAGACCCAGCATCTGATCGACGAGCGGCGGATCGCGCAGATGCGCGACGGCGCCATGTTGATCAACACCAGCCGGGGTGGGCTGGTGGACACCGCCGCGGTGATCCGCGGGCTGAAGAGCGGCAAGATCGGGCACCTGGGTCTGGACGTGTACGAGGAGGAGGCGGACATCTTCTTCGAGGATCTGTCCGACCAGATGCTCGGCGACGACGTGTTCAGCCGGCTGGTCACCTTTCCCAACGTGCTGATCACGGGTCATCAGGCGTTCTTCACCGAGGAGGCCCTGCGCAACATCGCCACGAGCACGCTGGCCAGCGTCACCGCGTACGAGCGGGACGGCTCCGTGGCGCGGGTCCCGCCGGACGCGCTGGTCCAGGCGCCTACGCCAGCCTGA
- a CDS encoding DoxX family membrane protein, with amino-acid sequence MTIQQDTHRSIDRPLEHAELPGSMLTTTAARALAVLRVATGLVFLWAFLDKTFGLGYATPAARAWVNGGSPTKGFLSSVEVGPFQSIAHSIAGTWWADSMFMLGMAAIGLALIAGVGLRIAAASGTLMMAMMWLAEFPLARFTAAGDPSGSTNPIVDYHLVYAVIMVALAAAYAGHTWGLGRIWARLPFVQRHRWLI; translated from the coding sequence ATGACCATCCAGCAGGACACCCACCGATCGATCGACCGGCCGCTTGAGCACGCCGAACTCCCCGGCTCGATGCTGACCACCACCGCCGCCCGTGCACTGGCCGTGCTGCGGGTCGCCACCGGGCTCGTCTTCCTGTGGGCCTTCCTCGACAAGACCTTCGGCCTCGGCTACGCCACCCCGGCCGCCCGGGCCTGGGTCAACGGCGGATCGCCGACCAAGGGCTTCCTCTCCTCGGTCGAGGTCGGGCCGTTCCAGTCGATCGCCCACTCCATCGCCGGGACCTGGTGGGCCGACTCGATGTTCATGCTCGGCATGGCCGCCATCGGCCTGGCGCTGATCGCCGGGGTCGGCCTGCGGATCGCCGCGGCCTCCGGCACCCTGATGATGGCGATGATGTGGCTGGCCGAGTTCCCGCTGGCCCGGTTCACCGCCGCCGGCGACCCGAGCGGTTCGACCAACCCGATCGTCGACTACCACCTGGTCTACGCCGTGATCATGGTCGCGCTCGCCGCCGCGTACGCCGGACACACCTGGGGGCTGGGCCGGATCTGGGCACGCCTGCCCTTCGTCCAGCGGCACCGCTGGCTGATCTGA
- a CDS encoding cellulose binding domain-containing protein: protein MTYRVTSQWTGGFIGDVGISVGGGGVDGWTLTFTLPAGQQITGAWNATVTQSGTQATARDVGWNAHLGSASWGFQATTTGSTAAPGGFALNGIPCSTG from the coding sequence GTGACGTACCGGGTGACCAGCCAGTGGACCGGCGGCTTCATCGGCGACGTCGGGATCTCGGTGGGCGGGGGAGGCGTGGACGGCTGGACACTCACCTTCACCCTGCCGGCAGGTCAGCAGATCACCGGCGCCTGGAACGCCACCGTGACCCAGAGCGGCACCCAGGCCACCGCCCGGGACGTCGGCTGGAACGCGCATCTGGGCAGCGCGAGCTGGGGATTCCAGGCGACGACCACCGGGTCGACCGCAGCGCCCGGCGGCTTCGCCCTGAACGGCATCCCCTGCTCGACGGGCTGA
- a CDS encoding peptidase inhibitor family I36 protein, producing MTSRLRSALLAVGMSVTAALTPAGVAHADRASTAGAIGSCPSGYLCLYTGTDFAGDQFTVTSLVPNGTCVSLVDHGWGDRAHSAVNTHNSGAAMFMNDGCLGGPYQVPANSSLASFGGFTPRSVWVPRAW from the coding sequence ATGACCAGTCGTCTACGCTCCGCCCTGCTCGCCGTGGGCATGTCGGTGACCGCCGCGCTCACCCCGGCCGGCGTCGCGCACGCCGACCGCGCGTCCACCGCGGGCGCCATCGGCAGTTGCCCCTCCGGCTACCTGTGCCTCTACACCGGCACCGACTTCGCCGGGGATCAGTTCACCGTCACCTCGCTCGTCCCGAACGGCACCTGCGTCAGCCTGGTGGACCACGGCTGGGGCGACCGGGCGCACTCGGCGGTCAACACGCACAACAGCGGTGCGGCCATGTTCATGAACGACGGCTGCCTCGGCGGCCCGTACCAGGTGCCGGCCAACTCCAGCCTGGCCAGCTTCGGCGGCTTCACCCCACGCAGCGTCTGGGTCCCCCGGGCCTGGTGA